The following are encoded together in the Labrus mixtus chromosome 2, fLabMix1.1, whole genome shotgun sequence genome:
- the pdcd11 gene encoding protein RRP5 homolog, whose translation MASVEEDFPRGGTTKKTTESKIVVQRTEVDNLFQSNEQTETKKRKGASKDEGKKLKKQKTEKVLTLNAATNKVEILHNKNVKEGMLMLGCVKDVTDFEVTVSLPCCLQGHLSIRNICDSYTKLLTEQLDSADTEDICSLPHLFYPGMLLRCVVDKMDIAKGGSPSIQLSVNPKLVNKAFTSSSLKAGMVLSGCVESVEDHGYIVDIGISGAKAFLPKTPVKDVLDNSGELKVGQYVTCQVEEVKNSGRVVRLSVSPPTVAQAWAESAQGWNLTNLLPGLLVKATIKKVTTHGLLLDFLSSFCGQVDFLHMEPDQKSIYTQGSEVRARVLYVESSTRLVGLSLRGYLVQPGTRIETCPVVGDRIGEVVKDCKMSRLHHMSGAMLELPDKTVAFVHWSHLKEANAPANDNRVLAESEHTCRILDYSPMDQIHFATLRKSVIARCFFRYQDLQAGQVVEGTVSVLLSHGMVVHLSDHIKGLVPRTHLSDIILKNPEKKYYEGMKVKCRVLSVDAENKMLYLTRKKAMVESSLPLFLSYTDTRPGRVSHGYIVTMKEFGCIVRFYNDVKGLVPLSELSSEPIISPEEIFYVGQVLKAKVLQCDPDKAKMILSLKAAAEGDTEEASMPQVDCEVGQKLEARVLKKLVNGLEVAILPDENRAVLPTMHLSDHISNCPLLWESAKEGDKISDLICCNKNKQNITITKKPAVRWTLEEEVVAKDFSDITVGMQLIGWIKNMMSYGVFIEFPYGLIGLAPKSAMSEKFISDATAVFQLGQTVVAKVTNLDEEKRRFLVTLKITEVALPEGDAQTRLINGLKERRVVTEMLASRDNGDLHQQLAALSVGEKLKLTVDTVKESGATLKSDDMTGATIMASKHHVMDVNLTPGQKVTGVVLHVNMLTSCVHVSMRSKLVGKKKSLTEGSKYAAMTEYVDQDFAVISLDDTAQLTLIHASNHLNEIFRSESEKLTVGTSLTVEVVERSCKELQGLPLVAWERTDPDRQRSTSENQAGSKGHRFGDMVQCKVKTVRPTSIQVTLDDGRTGSVHVSEVLESSKVCAGSFPTSSVKVGSELTARVIGGREASRHRFLPFSHPKFTYTIPELTLIPSKLDQNTDINPVKAEDKLKSFEVGAEILCFVSKFLLEKKSLEVTIDPCVTGTVELLAMITDPKDASHPEKLHKLGSAVCAKVVEASASPQRLVLSLTGVHKLETGSVTLGMVTNIQPHVGLHVKLPFGGTGIVSVTDLADTYRPNPLGGYSKDQLLRVCLLASEDGKWQLSLRPSRLNTQQTKPGKDLEVLSVDGLKKGQIIRGYVKSVGEQGVFIRLSRRITGRARLQQSTKYFVKNHKVLCEHLSLNTLLTTKILSIDKEEEFVDLSLLPADTGKSDVLPESLGLPLRLVVGEKKKHDTLKKKAKRSLSESKQKQAEAPVPKKKRKTTKARAEDSDSGVEVYFREEEDKEDGEEPKSDSVKQVTESSSGPSRLQVAAGFSWDVGLNSLKPASAVQEGDSSDGEDQEGSSKPQKKSRHELEQDKKAAEKALVQREVELMDPSLRPQDAAAFERLLLASPNSSLVWLQYMAHHLQATQIEQARAVAERALKTISFREEQEKLNVWVALLNLENMYGTEESLKKVFERALQFCEPMPVYQQLADIYAKSHKIKEAEGLYKTMVKRFRQNKAVWLSYGTFLLQQGQSDAASTLLQRALTSLPSKESVDVIGKFAQLEFRYGDAEKGRTMFDKVLTSYPKRTDLWSVFIDLTVKHGSQKDVRALFDRVIHLSVSVKKIKFFFKRYLEYEKKHGTPQSIQAVKEKAMEFVEAKGTEAAN comes from the exons ATGGCATCTGTGGAGGAGGACTTCCCTCGAGGAGGAACCACAAAGAAGACCACTGAGAGTAAAATAGTGGTGCAGCGGACAGAGGTGGACAACTTGTTCCAG tcaaatgaacaaacagaaacaaagaaaagaaagggagcATCCAAAGATGAAGGGAAGAAACTCAAGaagcaaaagacagaaaaagttcTGACCCTGAACGCTGCCACAAATAAGGTGGAAATTCTACACAACAAG AATGTGAAGGAGGGTATGCTGATGCTTGGCTGTGTGAAGGACGTAACAGACTTCGAGGTGACGGTCAGCCTTCCTTGTTGCCTGCAAGGCCACCTCAGCATCAGGAACATCTGTGACTCTTACACCAAGCTGCTCACTGAACAACTGGATTCAGCTGACACAGAG GACATCTGCTCTCTGCCTCACCTCTTCTACCCTGGCATGCTGCTCAGGTGTGTGGTTGACAAGATGGACATCGCCAAAGGAGGCTCTCCCAGCATCCAGCTGTCAGTCAATCCAAAGCTGGTCAACAAGGCGTTCACTTCCAGCTCTCTGAAAGCCGGAATG GTCTTGAGTGGATGTGTGGAGAGTGTGGAGGATCACGGCTACATAGTTGACATCGGCATCAGTGGAGCCAAAGCCTTCCTACCTAAGACACCTGTGAAAGATGTTCTCGACAATTCAGGCG AACTCAAAGTGGGTCAGTATGTGACTTGTCAagtggaggaggtgaagaacAGTGGTCGCGTGGTCCGCCTCTCTGTCAGCCCCCCGACCGTCGCCCAGGCCTGGGCTGAATCCGCACAGGGCTGGAACCTCACCAACCTTTTGCCTGGACTTCTGGTCAAAGCTACGATCAAAAAG GTGACCACACATGGTCTGCTCTTGGACTTCCTGTCCTCCTTCTGTGGCCAGGTGGACTTCCTCCACATGGAGCCGGACCAAAAATCAATCTACACCCAGGGATCTGAG GTGCGAGCCCGTGTGCTGTATGTGGAGTCGTCCACCCGTCTGGTGGGTCTCAGCCTGCGCGGTTACCTGGTTCAGCCTGGGACCAGAATTGAAACCTGTCCTGTTGTAGGCGACCGCATCGGTGAGGTGGTGAAGGACTGCAAGATGAGCAGGCTGCACCACATGTCTGGAGCCATGTTGGAGTTACCGGACAAGACGGTGGCCTTTGTACAT TGGAGCCACCTGAAGGAGGCGAATGCCCCAGCTAATGATAACAGAGTCTTGGCCGAATCTGAGCACACCTGCAGGATCCTGGACTACAGCCCCATGGACCAAATTCATTTCGCTACTCTGCGAAA gagtgtgaTCGCCAGGTGTTTCTTTAGATACCAGGACCTGCAGGCCGGTCAGGTTGTAGAG GGGACCGTGTCAGTCCTGCTCAGTCATGGCATGGTGGTGCATCTGTCTGACCACATCAAGGGCCTCGTGCCTCGTACCCACCTGTCCGACATCATCCTCAAGAACCCGGAGAAGAAGTACTACGAGGGAATGAAGGTCAAATGTCGG GTGTTGTCGGTGGACGCGGAGAATAAGATGCTGTACCTGACCAGAAAGAAGGCCATGGTCGAAAGCTCCCTGCCACTGTTCCTCAGCTACACAGACACCCGCCCTGGCCGCGTTTCTCACGGCTACATCGTCACCATGAAAGAATTTGGCTGCATTGTTCGTTTCTACAACGACGTCAAGGGTCTGGTGCCGCTCAGCGAGCTCAGCTCTGAGCCCATCATCAGTCCTGAGGAGATCTTCTACGTGGGCCAG GTATTAAAGGCTAAAGTTCTTCAGTGTGACCCCGATAAGGCGAAGATGATTCTGTCGTTGAAGGCTGCGGCGGAGGGAGACACAGAAGAAGCTTCCATGCCCCAGGTTGACTGTGAAGTAGGGCAG AAGTTGGAGGCCAGGGTGTTGAAGAAGTTGGTCAACGGTCTGGAGGTGGCGATCCTCCCCGATGAGAACCGTGCCGtgttacccacaatgcacctttCTGATCACATTTCCAACTGTCCTCTGCTGTGGGAGAGCGCGAAGGAGGGAGACAAAATCTCCGACCTCATCTGCTGCAACAAGAACAAGCAGAATATT ACCATCACCAAGAAACCAGCAGTGAGATGGACTCTGGAGGAAGAAGTGGTTGCCAAGGATTTCTCTGATATCACAGTTGGGATGCAGCTGATTGGGTGGATCAAGAACATGATGTCCTACGGCGTCTTTATAGAGTTCCCGTACGGCCTCATTGGTCTTGCACCCAAGTCG GCTATGTCCGAGAAGTTCATCAGCGACGCAACAGCAGTCTTCCAGCTGGGCCAGACGGTGGTCGCCAAAGTCACCAACCTGGATGAGGAAAAGCGGCGGTTCCTTGTCACACTGAAGATTACAGAAGTCGCATTGCCCGAGGGAGACGCCCAAACCAGACTCATTAATGGTCTGAAGGAGAGAAGAGTTGTGACTGAAATGTTAGCCAGCAGAG ATAACGGTGATCTTCACCAGCAGCTGGCAGCTCTGTCTGTCGGTGAGAAGCTGAAGCTGACTGTAGACACTGTGAAGGAAAGTGGGGCCACCTTGAAGTCAGATGATATGACTGGTGCTACCATAATGGCCTCAAAGCACCACGTCATGG ATGTTAATCTGACCCCGGGGCAGAAAGTTACGGGAGTCGTCCTCCACGTTAACATGCTGACCTCATGTGTCCACGTGTCCATGCGTTCCAAGCTGGTGGGAAAGAAGAAATCT TTAACTGAAGGATCAAAGTACGCAGCCATGACGGAGTACGTCGACCAAGACTTTGCCGTCATCTCATTGGACGACACCGCACAGCTGACTTTGATTCATGCCAGCAATCACCTGAACGAGATATTTCGGTCCGAGTCCGAGAAGCTGACGGTGGGGACGAGTTTGACCGTTGAGGTCGTAGAACGAAGCTGCAAAGAACTGCAGGGGCTCCCTCTAGTGGCGTGGGAGCGCACTGACCCAGATAGACAGCGCTCAACCTCAGAGAACCAGGCAGGGTCTAAGGGTCACAGGTTTGGTGACATGGTGCAGTGCAAAGTGAAGACTGTGAGGCCTACCTCCATTCAGGTCACACTCGACGATGGGCGCACAGGAAGTGTGCATGTGTCAGAAGTTTTAGAGAGTTCTAAAGTGTGTGCGGGATCCTTCCCCACGTCCTCAGTCAAAGTTGGCAGCGAGCTCACCGCCAGGGTCATCGGAGGACGAGAGGCCTCCAGGCACAG ATTCTTACCCTTCTCCCATCCCAAATTCACATACACCATCCCTGAGCTCACTCTTATCCCAAG CAAACTCGACCAGAATACCGATATCAATCCAGTCAAAGCTGAAGACAAATTAAAGAGCTTCGAAGTTGGGGCAGAAATCCTATGCTTTGTATCAAAG TTTCTCCTGGAGAAGAAGTCTTTGGAGGTCACCATTGATCCTTGTGTTACTGGGACAGTTGAACTGCTGGCCATGATCACTGATCCAAAG gatGCGAGCCACCCAGAGAAGCTGCACAAGCTGGGCAGCGCCGTGTGCGCCAAAGTGGTCGAAGCAAGCGCCAGCCCTCAACGCCTCGTGCTGTCACTCACAG GAGTCCACAAACTGGAGACAGGCAGTGTGACTTTGGGGATGGTGACAAATATTCAGCCACATGTTGGCCTTCATGTCAAGCTTCCCTTTGGTGGCACGGGCATCGTCTCTGTCACTGACCTGGCTGATACGTACAGGCCCAACCCTCTCGGCGGCTACAGCAAGGATCAGCTGCTCAG GGTTTGCCTTCTCGCAAGTGAAGACGGCAAGTGGCAGTTGTCTCTACGTCCGTCAAG GCTCAACACACAGCAGACCAAGCCGGGGAAGGACCTGGAGGTTTTGTCAGTAGACGGTCTGAAGAAAGGTCAGATCATCCGAGGCTACGTCAAGTCTGTGGGAGAGCAGGGGGTCTTCATCAG aTTGTCGAGAAGGATCACAGGAAGAGCCCGACTTCAGCAGTCAACCAAATACTTTGTCAAAAACCACAAAGTCCTCTGTGAGCACCTTAGTCTTAACACCCTGCTCACCACCAAGAtcctcag TATTGACAAAGAGGAGGAGTTTGTCGACCTGTCTCTGCTCCCAGCGGACACGGGAAAGTCAGACGTCCTGCCGGAGTCTCTGGGTCTGCCGCTGCGTCTGGTCGTTGGCGAGAAGAAGAAACACGATACTCTGAAGAAAAAGGCCAAGCGCTCATTGTCTGAGAGCAAACAG AAACAAGCAGAGGCCCCGGTcccaaagaagaagagaaaaaccaCGAAAGCGAGGGCTGAGGACAGCGACAGTGGAGTGGAGGTTTACttcagagaagaggaggataaggAGGACGGAGAGGAACCCAAATCCGATTCTGTAAAA cAGGTGACAGAGAGCTCATCGGGTCCATCCAGACTGCAGGTGGCGGCAGGTTTCTCCTGGGATGTGGGTCTAAACTCCCTGAAGCCTGCCTCTGCTGTGCAGGAGGGAGATTCAAGTGATGGAGAGGACCAAGAGGGAAGCAGCAAG CCCCAGAAGAAGTCTCGCCATGAGTTGGAGCAGGATAAGAAGGCAGCAGAGAAGGCCCTGGTGCAGAGGGAGGTGGAGCTGATGGATCCCAGCCTGCGGCCTCAGGATGCAGCCGCCTTCGAGCGCCTGCTCCTTGCCTCGCCCAACAGCTCCCTGGTTTGGCTTCAGTACATGGCTCACCATCTGCAGGCCACTCAGATCGAGCAGGCACGAGCTGTGGCCGAGAGGGCCCTCAAAACCATCTCCTTCAG ggaggagcaggagaagctGAACGTGTGGGTTGCCCTGTTGAACCTGGAGAACATGTACGGCACAGAGGAGAGCCTGAAGAAAGTGTTTGAGAGGGCGCTGCAGTTCTGTGAGCCCATGCCCGTCTACCAGCAGCTGGCAGACATCTACGCCAAGTCCCACAAGATCAAG GAGGCGGAGGGTCTGTATAAGACGATGGTGAAACGTTTCCGTCAGAATAAGGCAGTGTGGCTGAGCTACGGGACCTTCCTTCTGCAGCAGGGTCAGAGTGACGCTGCCAGTACTctcctgcagagggcgctgaCGAGTCTGCCCTCCAAAGAAA GTGTGGATGTGATTGGAAAGTTCGCTCAGCTGGAGTTCCGTTACGGTGACGCAGAGAAAGGTCGCACCATGTTCGACAAAGTCCTGACAAGTTACCCAAAACGCACAGACCTCTGGTCCGTCTTCATCGACCTCACAGTCAAACATGGATCACAGAAGGACGTCAG GGCGCTCTTTGATCGTGTGATCCACCTGAGTGTTTCAGTGAAAAAGATCAAGTTCTTCTTCAAACGCTACCTGGAATATGAGAAGAAGCACGGCACCCCGCAGAGCATCCAGGCAGTCAAAGAAAAGGCCATGGAGTTTGTGGAGGCTAAAGGAACCGAGGCTGCCAACTAA
- the atp5md gene encoding ATP synthase membrane subunit DAPIT, mitochondrial yields the protein MGGHDAGSQHQFTGIAKYFNAYTITGRRNCVLATYASILAIGLFFKLKPKKQAAVTEK from the exons ATGGGAGGACACGACGCTGGAAGCCAGCACCAGTTCACTGGGATCGCTAAGTACTTCAACGCGTACACAATCACAGGAAGGAGGAAT tgtgttttggCCACATATGCCAGCATATTAGCCATTGGTCTTTTCTTCAAATTGAAGCCTAAGAAACAGGCAGCCGTCACAGAAAAGTGA